GGCGGCATCATCATTCCCGACACCGCCAAGGAAAAGCCGCAGGAAGGCGAGGTCATCGCCGTTGGTCCCGGCTCGCGCAATGAGTCCGGACAGATCCAGGCGCTCGACGTCAAGGTAGGCGATCGCATCCTGTTCGGCAAATGGTCAGGCACCGAGATCAAGATCAATAGCGAAGACCTGCTGATCATGAAGGAAAGCGATGTCATGGGCATCATCGAAGCCCAGGCCGAGCAGAAAAAGGCCGCCTGAGGCGATACCAGTCAATCCAACCCATCCGTCAGATAGCTGCCTATTGAGGAGTTAAAGAAATGGCTGCGAAAGAAGTCAAGTTCCACACCGATGCCCGTGAACGCATGCTGCGTGGGGTCGATGTGCTCGCTAATGCCGTGAAGGTCACCCTCGGCCCCAAGGGTAGAAACGTCGTCATCGACAAGTCCTTCGGCGCCCCTCGTATCACCAAGGACGGCGTTTCGGTCGCAAAGGAAATCGAGCTTGAAGACAAGTTCGAGAACATGGGCGCGCAGATGCTGCGCGAAGTTGCCTCCAAGACCAACGATCTTGCTGGCGACGGCACCACAACGTCTACCGTTCTGGCCCAGGCAATCGTCAAGGAAGGCGCCAAGGCCGTCGCCTCCGGCATGAATCCGATGGACCTGAAGCGTGGCATCGATCTCGCCGTCGATGCGGTTGTCAAGGAGTTGAAGACCAACGCCCGCAAGATCACCAGCAATTCCGAAATTGCTCAAGTTGGTACCATCTCTGCCAACGGAGATACCGAGATCGGTCGTTATCTTGCCGAGGCGATGGAGAAAGTCGGCAACGAAGGTGTTATAACTGTCGAAGAAGCCAAGACCGCTGAAACCGAACTCGAAGTCGTCGAAGGCATGCAGTTCGATCGCGGCTATCTCAGCCCCTACTTCGTCACCAACCAAGACAAGATGCGGGTGGAACTGGAAGATCCCTATATCCTGATCCATGAGAAGAAGTTGTCGAACCTGCAGGCGATGCTGCCGGTTCTCGAAGCCGTCGTCCAGTCCGGCAAACCGCTCGTCATCATCGCTGAAGACGTTGAAGGCGAAGCGCTTGCAACCCTCGTCGTCAACAAGCTACGCGGCGGTCTGAAGATCGCTGCCGTCAAGGCTCCGGGCTTCGGTGACCGCCGCAAGGCCATGCTGGAAGATATCGCCATCCTGACGGGCGGCACAGTCATCTCCGAAGACCTCGGCATCAAGCTCGAAAACGTCACGCTCAACATGCTCGGTCGGGCCAAAAAGGTGGCGATCGAGAAAGAGAACACCACCATTATCGATGGTGTCGGTTCCAAGGCGCAGATCGACGGTCGAGTTGCCCAGATCCGCGCCCAGATCGAGGAAACCACCTCTGACTACGACCGCGAGAAGCTGCAGGAACGTCTTGCCAAGCTTGCCGGGGGCGTCGCTGTCATCCGTGTCGGCGGGTCCACGGAAGTCGAGGTCAAGGAAAAGAAGGACCGCGTCGACGATGCGCTGCATGCCACCCGTGCGGCGGTCGAAGAAGGCATCTTGCCGGGCGGCGGCGTCGCGCTGCTCCGCGCCGTCAAGGCACTCGACAATCTCACAACCGCCAACCAGGACCAGAAGGTCGGCGTCGAAATCGTCCGCCGCGCGATCGAAGCGCCGGTGCGCCAGATTGCCGAGAATGCCGGCGCCGAAGGTTCGGTGATCGTCGGCAAGCTGCGCGAGAATACCGACTTCTCCTACGGCTGGAACGCCCAAACCGGCGAATATGGCGATCTCTATGCCCAGGGCGTGATCGATCCGGCCAAGGTTGTGCGCACTGCGCTGCAGGACGCAGCCTCGGTTGCCGGTCTTCTGGTGACAACGGAAGCGATGATCGCAGAGAAGCCCAAAAAGGAAGCCACTCCAGCCCTGCCGGCTAGCGCCGCCATGGATTTCTAAGCGATTGTCTTTGGCTCGCCCCCGCTGGGGGTGAGCCTCTAATGAGGAGATAAACATGGTTCAGACTACAACCAAGCGCTCACCCCAACCACTCTATTCCAGAGACCTTGTTGTCTGTCAGAGGGTTTTCGATGACATTCGATCGAGAGCTGGAGTTACCAAGGAAACTGAGGAAGCGGAGCGGATGGCGGCCATCACTGTGGAATTATACAGGCAAGGTGTTCGCGAACCGAGCCATCTAGAAACAATGGTCGAGGCCGCGCGAGGCGTGTTCGATCACCGGGCGTACTAACGACCTGCGCCACATGCAACCGAAACCATCCGCCTGGCATCAAAGGGGGGCAAGCTATGAGAAAGGAAAGATTGGAAAATTTGATTCCGGAGAAACCAGCAGCAATTAGCGCCGAGCATCTGCATCATCCGGTCCAACATTTCGGTCATCCCCGAGACGTTCTTGCAGCCGACGATATCGACATAGACGAGAAACGCGCCATTCTTGCGTCGTGGGCATCCGACATCTTTGCCATCGATTCCAGTCCGGCTCTTCGCCTTTATCCTGGAACCGATAAGGCCGTCTCATATGACGAAATCATCGAAGCGCTGAAGACGCTTGACGGCACAGTTACCTTAACTCTGGCGCAAGCATAAGCTGCGAAAATAGGCCATGATCGAATCTCGTTCCTCACTTTATCGCCAATAGGCACTGTTACGTTAACCTGAGCAAGTCCGCAATTTTGTCTATGACGCTGAAATTATGCAGCTTTCAGGCATGCGATTTCACGCCACATGTTTGTGGCGGTCTGACGCAGCTCGCGATGGTCTGCTGAGGAGAGAAGGTCGCGGGGAAAGTAGTGGAGATTGTAGACCGGGTCGTGAATGGATGTGAAGCGTTGCACGTGTCGCGCTGATTTAAAGCGCTTCATGACCCGCTCTCGTCGTCGGATGGGCTGGTGCGAATTCTCAGCGCGGTTGTTCAAGCCTTTGTGCTGACGATGATCGCAAACGCTCATCCCCAGTTCTCGTTTGGCAGCGCCATAAGACCTCAGCTTATCGCTAACCATGACGCGCGCTGAACAGCCCTGGCTACGCAGAAGTTTACGCATGAAACGCTTAGCAGCCTTGGTATTGCGGCGCTTCTGAACAAGAACATCCAGTACAAAGCCATCCTGATCAACCGCGCGCCACAGAAAATGCTTCTCACCCTTGATCGTGATGACCATTTCATCAAGGTGCCATTTATCACCAAGACGTGGGGTACGGCGACGGATCGTATTGGCATATTCACGTCCAAACTTCTCCGCCCATTCATGCACCGTCTTGTGGGTGACGAGGATCCCACGGTAAGCCAGCATATCTTCGACCATGCGAAAGCTAAGAGGAAAGCGATAAGCTACGGAACTTAAGCTATCACATTGCGTTAAAAGACGGGTGAAGATGCTCGCTTTGAACCGGAACACTGGCCAATTCTCACATTTTTCCGCGAACTTAGCGGTCTTCGGGGCTCAAATATCGATCCGACAATTCATGAGAGGAGAAGTACCATGGCAAAGGAAAAGACCCTTGAAGACCTGTTCCACGACACTCTCAAGGACATCTATTACGCTGAGCGCAAGATCCTGAAGGCTTTGCCGAAGATGAAACGTGCGGCGCAGTCTGAAGACCTGAAGGCTGCTTTCGAGAAGCATCGCGAAGAGACGGAGGTTCATGTCGAACGACTTGTCCAGGTATTCGAGATCATGGGCAAGGCAGCGAGAGGCAAAACCTGCGACGCGATCGAAGGGATCATCGCCGAAGGCGAGGAGATCATGGAGGAGTTCAAGAATACAGCGGCGCTCGACGCCGGCTTGATTTCGTCCGCGCAGGCGGTCGAGCACTACGAAATCACCCGATATGGAACTTTGAAACGGTGGGCAAAAGAACTTGGCCTGAGCGATGCGGCGAAGCTTCTCGATCAGACGCTTCAGGAAGAGTCCAAAACGGACAGCGATCTGACGAAACTTGCGGATGCTTCGGCCAACCAACGCGCCAAGGCTGCGTGATCATGAAGCAGGGGTGCCACTCGGCACCCTTTCCAATTTGTATAGAGATCACATAACGGACGGGAGCCAGCTATGTCAGCCACCGACAAAGCCACAAATGTGCAAAAATCACTCAAGATTCATGACCAAAAGCTCGAAGCCGGC
This DNA window, taken from Brucella pseudogrignonensis, encodes the following:
- a CDS encoding co-chaperone GroES — protein: MSFRPLHDRILVRRVESEEKTKGGIIIPDTAKEKPQEGEVIAVGPGSRNESGQIQALDVKVGDRILFGKWSGTEIKINSEDLLIMKESDVMGIIEAQAEQKKAA
- the groL gene encoding chaperonin GroEL (60 kDa chaperone family; promotes refolding of misfolded polypeptides especially under stressful conditions; forms two stacked rings of heptamers to form a barrel-shaped 14mer; ends can be capped by GroES; misfolded proteins enter the barrel where they are refolded when GroES binds): MAAKEVKFHTDARERMLRGVDVLANAVKVTLGPKGRNVVIDKSFGAPRITKDGVSVAKEIELEDKFENMGAQMLREVASKTNDLAGDGTTTSTVLAQAIVKEGAKAVASGMNPMDLKRGIDLAVDAVVKELKTNARKITSNSEIAQVGTISANGDTEIGRYLAEAMEKVGNEGVITVEEAKTAETELEVVEGMQFDRGYLSPYFVTNQDKMRVELEDPYILIHEKKLSNLQAMLPVLEAVVQSGKPLVIIAEDVEGEALATLVVNKLRGGLKIAAVKAPGFGDRRKAMLEDIAILTGGTVISEDLGIKLENVTLNMLGRAKKVAIEKENTTIIDGVGSKAQIDGRVAQIRAQIEETTSDYDREKLQERLAKLAGGVAVIRVGGSTEVEVKEKKDRVDDALHATRAAVEEGILPGGGVALLRAVKALDNLTTANQDQKVGVEIVRRAIEAPVRQIAENAGAEGSVIVGKLRENTDFSYGWNAQTGEYGDLYAQGVIDPAKVVRTALQDAASVAGLLVTTEAMIAEKPKKEATPALPASAAMDF
- a CDS encoding ferritin-like domain-containing protein; translated protein: MAKEKTLEDLFHDTLKDIYYAERKILKALPKMKRAAQSEDLKAAFEKHREETEVHVERLVQVFEIMGKAARGKTCDAIEGIIAEGEEIMEEFKNTAALDAGLISSAQAVEHYEITRYGTLKRWAKELGLSDAAKLLDQTLQEESKTDSDLTKLADASANQRAKAA